The genome window CCGTCGGTCACCGATGTGCGCACCTGGTGCAGCATCTGCGGCGCCGAGGATCAGGCCGACGACCTTGTCACCACCCTTCGCCGGGTCGAGGACGCCTACGTCCAGTGGAAACGTCTGCAGCGAACCGGCCTGCGTCACCTACAAGGCACGTCGGTTCCGCTGTACGAGCAGACCCGACTGATGCGGGTGTACTCAGCGAGCGTCGTCCCCGGCCTTCTCCAGACGCCTGAGTACGCGCGGGCGCTGATGTCAGAGATCACCGAGCATGCACGCATCCCGAATGACGTCGACGACGCAGTCGAGGCGCGGATGGCACGGCGTCGGGTCCTCCGTGAGGGTGACCACAGATTCGCGTTCGTGCTCGAAGAGGCCGTCCTCACCTACGGCCTGGGCGGCCGTGACGTCATGGCCGAGCAACTGGAACATCTCCTTACCGACATGGCCCTGCCGTCGGTCTCTC of Streptosporangiales bacterium contains these proteins:
- a CDS encoding helix-turn-helix domain-containing protein, whose amino-acid sequence is MSSPSSSAQATLRGLGGQLRELRQEAGLTAIALAVEAGWDRTKVSQIEHARRPPSVTDVRTWCSICGAEDQADDLVTTLRRVEDAYVQWKRLQRTGLRHLQGTSVPLYEQTRLMRVYSASVVPGLLQTPEYARALMSEITEHARIPNDVDDAVEARMARRRVLREGDHRFAFVLEEAVLTYGLGGRDVMAEQLEHLLTDMALPSVSLGVIPVSPDRRRWPLETFQLFDTVQARVELLAAQVTVTAPTEVAQYVDAFEQLASMAVYGRAARELIQRATETVT